In Anaerostipes hadrus ATCC 29173 = JCM 17467, a single genomic region encodes these proteins:
- a CDS encoding N-acetylmuramoyl-L-alanine amidase: MRIALTVGHSLLKNGSYTSASGEDCGGVNEYKYNKKLMKKVKEYLESDGHSVDLYICPEKVFTAASQEKSWKLTRLNAKNYDLVVEGHLNCYNGKAHGTEVLYVSENGKKYAQRVQKKLVSAGFTDRDVQKRTNLYMLNSTKATTIMTESFFCDSKSDYKIGKDVNKIAKLIAEGICNKKLGTATKAKEAVKTVVKKVTKATTYAKVATKSDPLMIRQSANVSSKIIGKIPKGSKAEVIKKGSTWTKVKYKSVTGYSATRYLKF; the protein is encoded by the coding sequence ATGAGAATCGCATTGACAGTAGGACACAGTTTGCTTAAAAATGGATCATATACATCAGCAAGTGGAGAAGATTGCGGTGGAGTAAACGAGTATAAGTACAATAAAAAGCTGATGAAAAAGGTAAAAGAATATCTTGAAAGCGACGGACACAGTGTTGATCTGTATATTTGTCCAGAGAAAGTATTTACGGCTGCATCTCAGGAAAAATCATGGAAACTGACACGCTTAAATGCAAAGAACTATGATCTCGTCGTAGAAGGTCACTTGAATTGCTATAACGGAAAAGCACACGGAACAGAAGTATTATACGTTTCTGAAAATGGTAAGAAGTACGCACAGAGAGTACAGAAGAAACTCGTATCCGCTGGATTTACTGATCGTGATGTTCAGAAGAGAACGAACCTGTATATGTTGAATAGCACAAAGGCAACAACGATCATGACAGAGAGCTTTTTCTGTGATTCCAAGTCCGATTATAAGATCGGTAAAGACGTAAATAAGATTGCTAAGCTGATCGCAGAGGGAATCTGTAATAAAAAGCTGGGAACAGCTACCAAGGCTAAGGAAGCTGTAAAAACAGTCGTGAAGAAAGTTACCAAAGCAACAACATATGCTAAGGTAGCTACAAAATCTGATCCACTTATGATCAGACAGAGTGCAAACGTATCATCTAAGATCATTGGTAAGATTCCGAAAGGATCAAAAGCAGAAGTAATTAAAAAAGGCAGCACTTGGACTAAAGTTAAGTACAAGAGCGTAACAGGGTATTCAGCTACAAGATACCTTAAATTTTAA